A single window of Nicotiana sylvestris chromosome 5, ASM39365v2, whole genome shotgun sequence DNA harbors:
- the LOC104232332 gene encoding proteasome subunit beta type-5-like yields MMKIDFSGLEPTAPLRGESSELFDDIPSSPSFQIPNTTNFDGFQKEAIQMVKPAKGTTTLAFIFKEGVMVAADSRASMGGYISSQSVKKIIEINPYMLGTMAGGAADCQFWHRNLGIKCRLHELANKRRISVTGASKLLANILYSYRGMGLSVGTMIAGWDEKGPGLYYVDSEGGRLKGTRFSVGSGSPYAYGVLDNGYRYDLSVKEAAELARRAIYHATFRDGASGGVASVYHVGPNGWKKLSGDDVGELHYNYYPVEVAAVEQEMAEVPVA; encoded by the exons ATGATGAAGATCGATTTTAGTGGACTTGAACCGACTGCCCCACTTCGAGGGGAGTCTTCGGAACTGTTTGATGACATTCCTAGTTCTCCGTCATTCCAGATTCCTAACACTACTAAT TTTGACGGTTTTCAAAAAGAAGCAATCCAAATGGTGAAGCCTGCGAAGGGAACCACAACTCTTGCTTTCATTTTTAAAGAAGGTGTCATGGTTGCTGCTGATTCTCGGGCTAGCATGGGAGGATATATAT CATCTCAGTCTGTGAAGAAAATCATTGAAATTAATCCATATATGCTTGGCACAATGGCTGGTGGGGCTGCTGACTGCCAATTCTGGCACAGAAACTTGGGAATCAAG TGCCGTCTGCATGAACTGGCAAACAAAAGGAGAATTTCAGTTACTGGAGCTTCAAAGCTGCTGGCAAACATTTTGTATTCTTATCGCGGAATGGGTTTGTCTGTTGGAACTATGATTGCGGGTTGGGATGAGAAG GGTCCAGGACTATATTATGTGGATAGTGAGGGAGGAAGGCTTAAAGGAACCAGATTTTCTGTTGGATCTGGTTCACCCTATGCTTATGGTGTTTTGGATAATGG GTACCGATATGATTTGTCCGTGAAAGAAGCAGCCGAGTTAGCTAGACGAGCGATTTATCATGCTACGTTCCGTGATGGAGCTAGTGGAGGTGTTGCTAGTG TTTATCATGTCGGACCAAATGGATGGAAGAAGCTATCAGGTGACGATGTTGGAGAACTCCATTACAACTACTATCCTGTGGAAGTAGCAGCAGTGGAACAGGAAATGGCTGAAGTGCCAGTAGCCTGA